The Thermomonospora amylolytica sequence GGTGGCGGCCCGCCACTCGGCGTCCGGGACGTGCGCGTCCAGCCAGCGGCGGCACTGCGGCTGGGCGTGCGGGTGGGAGGCGACGGTCTTGATGTCGGCGTACCGCGTGCCCGGCCGGACCAGCAGCGCGAACGACACCGGAAGCTGCACCTCGCCGACGATCTGCAGCGGCTCCCCGGTCGCCAGCTCGTCCAGCGTGGTCGGCACGGACCCCTCGACGGAGTTCTCCAGCGCGACCACGGCGGAGTCGACCTCGCCGCGGCGCAGCGCGTCGAGGGCGGCGGGGACGGTGGCGTAGGGGATGTGCTCGGCGCCGTCGGCCTCCGGGAGGGAGCGCAGCGCGGCTTCGGTGAACGTGCCCTGGGGACCGAGGTAGGCGAATCGCATCTGGGACTCCTCCGCCGAGGCGAGGAGTGCACGGCGGCCGTGAGACGGAAAGGACGTGGCGTGAGGGAAGTCTACGCGCCCGCGGTTCTCAGGCGTGCGCCGAGGTGGTGTTGCCGCCGAAGTCCGGCAGCGGGTCGTCCATCGACACCTGCGGCCCCTTGCCCAGCCGGGCGCCGCGCAGCGCCTGGTCCTCCTCCGGGGACAGCACCTCGACGCTGCGCCCGGCGCGGACGACCTTGGCGTAGGTGCGGGTCTCGGTCCGGCCGTTGATGGAACTGATGATCACGCCGTCGCCCAGCGCGTTCAGCAGGGCGAGGGAGAACGAACGGCGCCCGGACATCTCCTTGAGGGCGTCGTAGTGCACCACCGCGATGTCGCGGAGGGCCTGGTTGTCCACCGTTCCCTCGAGTGCCGCGAGCTGGCGGCGGAGCATCTCCGCGCACTCATCGACGACCTGGTTGACCCGCTTGTGGGCGACCATGGCGAAGGACAGGCCGGCCACCCCGGCGACCACCCCGGCTAGGGCCACTGCGACGAGAATCACGGGGCGAGAGTACCCACCCGGGCCTTTTCCGGAGAAGAAACGGCAGGGCCGGTTTGGGATTGGAGACGGTCGATCAACCAGCGTCCGAGCAGCCAGATCAGGGCGATCGCGGCCAGCCCGAAGGCGTCCTGCACGATCCGCCCGGTGAACCGCTCGACCGCGCCGTGCCCCTCGCCGATCAGCCGGGTCCCCCACCACGGGATCCGGAACGCGAAGAACACCGCCACCGGCACCGCGACCAGCCAGCGCCGCAGGTCGCGGCCGTCGCCGACCAGCGCCCCCAGCACCAGCACCACCCACACCAGGTGGTGCACCCAGCCGACCGGGGACAGCAGCACCGACAGCAGCCCGGTGATCGCGATCCCGGCCAGTTCCGCGCTGTGGGCGCGCGCCCCCTCCAGCCGGGTCGCGGCCAGCGAGGCGCGGCGGGCCAGCCGGAAGCCGAGGAACGCCAGCAGCGCCACGCATGCCAGCCACAGCAGCGAGGTCAGGGCGTCGGGCCAGTAGAGCCGCAGCAGCATCCCGTTGAGGGACTGGTTGGTGGTGCCGTTGTTGGCCCCGACGCGGTCGTTGTTGAGCATCGCGTCGAACCAGAACGCCAGCGAGTCGTGCGGCAGCACCATGAACGCCAGCAGCGACGCGGCGGCGGCGGTCAGGGTGGCGTTCCAGGCCGCCTGCCGCCGCCCGGTGATCAGGAAGTAGATCAGGAAGACCCCGGGCACCAGCTTGATCGCCGTCGCCAGCCCCACCAGCACGCCGCGCGGCCACCGGGTGGAGGGCGCCAGGCAGTCGGCCGCGCACAACGCCATCAGGAACAGCCCGACCTGCCCGAACCGGGTCTGGTCGTGCACCGGCTGCAGGTACGCCAGGCCCCCGACCAGCGCCCCCGTCACCAGCGGCGCGTACCGTCCGGCCCGGTCGATCAGCGGGCGGAACGCGTACCGGACCCCGACGGCCAGCGCCGCGTAGATGGCGACGACCCACAGCACCTGCACCACCGACCACGGCAGCAGCGCCAGCGGCACCGCCAGCAGCGCCGCGAACGGCGGATAGGTGAACGGCAGCAACTGCGGCGGCTCGGTCAGGAACTCGTACAACGGCGCCCCGCGCAGCACCGCCTCCCCACCCGACCGGTACACGTCCACGTCCACCAGCCGCTGGTCCGGCGGGTTGGTCAGCCAGTGCACCGCGATCGGGGCGACCGCCGCCACCGCGACCAGCACACCGGCCACCAGGATCGCCAGATCGGCCGGTGACCTCCGGGCGCGCGTCACCGTCCCGTCGCCGCTTCGTCCACCCATGTCTCCATCCTGGCGCAACCAGATGACCGCACCTTCATTAGCCTGGGGACCACCCGACCAATGGAGGTACGCGACAGTGGCGCAGCGGGGGGCGGCACGCATCGGCGTCATATGCGCCACATTGCTGCTGCTCATGGTCGGCATGCTCGGTACGTCCGCGTCCGCCGGGACCGCGGAGACCAGGGGCGGCGTGGTCCTGGTGGGCGTCCCGGGCCTGCGGTGGAGCGACCTCGACGAGCGGGACACCCCGAACCTGTGGCGGCTCACCCGGGAGGGCTCGGCGGGGGCGCTGAGCGTGCGGACGACCCGGGTGAACACCTGCCCGGCCGACGGGTGGCTGACGGTGTCGGCGGGTCAGCGGGCCAGGTTCGCGCACGGCGAGTGCGCCCTCGCCCCGGCCCCGAACGTCGTGGGCGCCTCGGCGAGCGTCCCGGGCTGGGGCGAGATCGTCGGCGACAACGCCGCCACCTCCTACAAGGCGCGCACCGGCCTGCTGGGCGACACCGTCCGCCGGGCGGGCGGCTGCACGATGGCGGTGGGCGCGGGCGCGGTGCTCGGGGCGGCCGACGCGAACGGACGGGTCGACGTGTACGCGCCGTCCGTCGCCAGGGTTCCCGCCGGCGGATGGTCCCGGTGCCCGCTGATCGCCGTCGAGATCGACGACGTCCACCGGGCCCACATCCGTGCCGGGGTGGACGCCGACGGGGCTCCGATCTCGCCGAGCAGGCGGGACCGGGCGGCGGCGGCCGCGGCCGCGGACCGGCAGCTCGGGCAGGTGCTCCAGGCGTTGCCCCGAGGCGCGACGCTGCTGGTCGCGGGCCTGTCCGACACCGGCGGCGTGCCGCACCTGCACGTCGCCCTGGCCGAAGGCGCCGGGTACGGGCCCGCCTACCTGACCTCGAACGCGACCAGGCAGCCGGGCCTGGTCACGCTGACCGACGTGACGGCGACCGCGCTGCACGCCCTCGGCCTGGCCCGGCCCGAGGAGGCGGTCGGCTCGGTCTGGGAGGCCGAGCCGACCGACGCCACCGCCGCGGCCAAGGCCCACGACCTGGACGACGAGGACGTGGCCGCGCAGGCGATCCGGCGGGTGCAGCCGGCGTTCTTCATCGTGCTGTTCGGCGGCCAGCTCGTGCTGTACGGCCTGGCCACGGTGGCGCTGCGGCGCCGCTGGGGCGGGTTCGGCACGCGCTGGGACCGCCGCCGGATCCTCGGCGCGACCAGGCTGATCGCGCTGGTGGGGGCGGCGGCGCCGGTGGCGTCGTTCCTGGCGAACCTGCTGCCGTGGTGGCGTTCGGAGCATCCGCTGCCCGCCCTGATCGCCGGGGTGACGTTGTGGATCGCGGTGGTCACCGGGCTGGCGCTGGCCGGTCCGTGGCGGCGGTCGCTGGTCGGCGCGGGCCTGGTGATCGCGGCGGTGACCGCGCTGGTGCTCGGCCTGGACGTGATCTGCGGCTCGCGGCTGCAACTGAACGCGCTGATGGGCTACACGGCGCTGGTGGCGGGCCGGTTCTACGGGTTCGGCAACCAGGCGTTCGCGCTGTTCGCGGTGGCGGCGCTGCTGACGGCGGCGTGGCTGGCCGAACGCCCGCTGGAGACCGGCCGCCGCCGGGCCGCGGTGGCGGTGGTGGCGGCGGTCGCGGTCGCGGCGGTGGCGGTCGACGGCTGGCCGGGCT is a genomic window containing:
- a CDS encoding DUF4446 family protein; the protein is MILVAVALAGVVAGVAGLSFAMVAHKRVNQVVDECAEMLRRQLAALEGTVDNQALRDIAVVHYDALKEMSGRRSFSLALLNALGDGVIISSINGRTETRTYAKVVRAGRSVEVLSPEEDQALRGARLGKGPQVSMDDPLPDFGGNTTSAHA
- a CDS encoding glycosyltransferase 87 family protein gives rise to the protein MGGRSGDGTVTRARRSPADLAILVAGVLVAVAAVAPIAVHWLTNPPDQRLVDVDVYRSGGEAVLRGAPLYEFLTEPPQLLPFTYPPFAALLAVPLALLPWSVVQVLWVVAIYAALAVGVRYAFRPLIDRAGRYAPLVTGALVGGLAYLQPVHDQTRFGQVGLFLMALCAADCLAPSTRWPRGVLVGLATAIKLVPGVFLIYFLITGRRQAAWNATLTAAAASLLAFMVLPHDSLAFWFDAMLNNDRVGANNGTTNQSLNGMLLRLYWPDALTSLLWLACVALLAFLGFRLARRASLAATRLEGARAHSAELAGIAITGLLSVLLSPVGWVHHLVWVVLVLGALVGDGRDLRRWLVAVPVAVFFAFRIPWWGTRLIGEGHGAVERFTGRIVQDAFGLAAIALIWLLGRWLIDRLQSQTGPAVSSPEKARVGTLAP